AGAGTGGTTATTTTCTcttgtctggagagagagagagagagaatagtatgCACTGCCTGTGATTAGAACTTTATTTGCAATGTGTATCATATTTTACTTAGTATACAAATTTGAGTAACTTTCCTCTGTGTAATATTTGCATGTGTTCCTTTTAATTAGTGTTTACTTTGTCCTTTCACCAGGTGAGGCACCATGATGTCCCAAGTGGTGAGGGCAATTGCCCTCGTTGTCGTCTTGGCGGGGGTGGCCTGGTGTGAGTTTCATCCCATTGATGTGGAGcccatgatgaagaaggaacAGGCAGATTTTGAAGTGAGCTGTGCACATATTACCCCCTGCAGTACAGTATAGAATACACAAGATGGTCTTATAAAAAGCTCTTTGATATCATTGCTTTTTAAGGTCATAGATTTGGAAAGTTTTGGCATCATGAATTTTGTAGTATAAATGCAGATGTTTTGTATGCAGGTTTTGCCTGTcaacatttttctccatttaggATAAATGATACAAAAAACTTCAGGTTCAGACTtctttttttgcacataggaTTCAAAAGTTTGAAGCAATAACTTAAAAGcttattgtatatattttcatatttgtatGAGTATGTTGGTAAAGATGAACATATCAACATGTGATGGTATCTTTCAGGATGACACGGGTCTGGGCGCACTGCCTCCCATTGGCAGTGGTGACCATTCTCCCAACTCGTCTAATAATAAAGACGATGGCAAAAAGGACGGGGAAGTGAACTTCATGCATGCCTTTGTTGCGGCTCTGAGCATGATCATTGTAACAGAGCTCGGAGACAAGACCTTCTTCATTGCTGCCATCATGGCCATGAATCATGCCAGACTGACAGTGTTTGGTGGGGCCATGCTTGCTCTCACCATCATGCACATTGTATCCTGTGAGTCTAACTTGCTTATTGCTGTCTTGCCTTGTGTGTCTGTACAGCTTGCAGTGAAAAGGAGACTTGAAGAAACTAATTTTGTCGCATAATTATGTTTAGCTGACTGTCATGGGAAGGAAGATTGATTTAGTTAAGGTGACACATTTTAACCACAAGAATTTACTCTTGAATTGTTTTCATATACACCTATGTTAAGTTTTCTCAAGCTTTTTatccttgtttgtttttagtttgCAATCTTCAgattgttttttcttataagGGGTGGCAAAGAACTTTTTAATGATCACCTATACTTCAATTCATATGCTATAATGAAATTTGATTTTTTAGGCATTAATTACatatacagtggtgccttggaatacGAACTTAATCCATTCAGaattttgttcttactccaaaacattcttactccaaagcatcaaaataccTGTATTCGTATGGAAGAAATTATAGTTTAGTTCCAAACCATCTCCCAAGACCATTTTCacataatttcttacttttgcatactattactatatatactactaatattattatgctataactataaagataggaaaataaagcaagaaagtaagcaaaatgtaatataatgaaaattcaacttcttgtGGTCAGAAATAAgcgtcaccacatcctccttagccaactccatcaagccagcactatGCACTCGTATCTAAGCCAACAACGACATAAAAATAACGATTCCAATATtgtttctgaactgcttacttatccatggatatacatgtatatcttgtatctcaccaagaaatacataaaaaatgataacataCAGCATACTGACATAAGTGCTCCTCACGCTTGgtgccctcacacctacacaaacatatccttgtaaaagctgatacatgattggGTAGTGTctaccatcttgaaaacaatgggccaatgacaggcctcgatatatgacagatagcctcaagcataaacaaactgtgtgGCATAAAGGAGTGCGGCTTCTGCACGAGCCACGATCATGCCTGATGGGCTCTAACGTAAGAGCCATGATCGTGCCTGACAGGCTATAAGGATTAATTTAATTTATGAGCTGaatactctctcttcccctcggatcttctagaatcttgcatatgtctgtctgtatgtctcgtgaCCACAAGTGCTGCTACGCTATgcaatgatcttaataactaaaaaaaaattaatattattatccccggcactacaaaacaacaaccaaacaactgcaaacaacactcTTAAGGCACTAAGGCAGCGTGGTGCCCTagcatgcagtcagctgatcgCGCAGTGCTGCGCGCAATATTGATCGCGTTTGGTATTGTTCgcactccaaagcaaagtttgtcctgcaatgcaaaaaaaaaagacaattttttTGTTCGTAATCCAAGTTGTTCGTACTCAAAAACATTCGTACTCCAAGGTGCCACTGTATTCTATAAGATTTTGAATCGTGCTGTAACATTGATGGAATTCTGTGAAAATTAGTAGTAGGTATTCTATGCAGTATCTATACTACATTGTTCAGTAAATTTTGATAACTGGGCACTTTGTCTGCAGCATTCTTTGGGTATGTTATAACCTGGATCCCAAGAGTGTACACTTTCTATGCATCAAGTGTACTGTTTGCCATCTTTGGCATCAAGATGCTGCGAGAGGGCTGGAAGATGAAGCCAGATGAgggacaagaagagatggaggaagtgcaaatggATTTACGACGTAGAGATGAAGAAGTAAGTTATgtattgaaagaaaatattaatagatAGAAAGTAAGAATCATATTAAATTGTGTTTGTAACTGATGGTGGATGATATGAGTACTATTTTTCTTTAGGAACATTCATAGATACATTGACAACCGAGTCCATTGTGAATGCCCAAATTAATTATGATTTGGTTGCAGGTTGAGAGGGAGAGCATGGAGGAGGGCGGGTCTAGTGCTAGAAGAGCCCCACGGAAGACCCACTTGTTTGGTTGGTTGCCTCGGATCTTCCTCCAGGCACTCACCATGACTTTCTTGGCTGAGTGGGGAGACAGATCTCAAATTGCCACAGTAGTAATGGCAACAAGAGAGGTAAGGGTTAGAATTATTGGTCCACAGTGTGATGTTATGTCACTTTGGTAAGACAGTGTTAACCAACTTTTGTAACCTGATTAGTAACTTTTATCTTCCTGACTACAAGGGAGGTGATGgtaatttttttgttcattgaAAGATGTGGGTTTGGTAAGACAATGTTCACTGATTTTCATAACCCGATATATTACTTTTCTTTGCTAGTCTAACTAAGATCACTACACCAGTTCCTGAATTTTCATATAAGTTATTTATGAGTACAAGTCCATAGTTTTGTTACGGAAAGATTCCTTGCCAAACACTAGAGAAATTGGTGGACAAGCTTGGGGAAGCATTTATCCAGCTATGGAATCAAACATATATTTACCAAGACTGTCTCCCTAAAAAGTGAGGtaggcaagacaaggcacatAACTCCCACATTCACATTCATTCATACCACTGTCTCACCTCCTTTGCATCTGATGGAGAAGAGGGTACTCCTGCATACACTTTATAGCAATCAGCCACACAGCTTGGATAGCTTGGAGCGAGAGGGCCTGGGAGCCTTTCCTTTGTAGTTGATACACTGCAAAGAGACAGGGCATGATAGTAATGGTTCTAACCCTGCTCTTGAGTTATTAATTTAAAAcatgatatttttctttgacATCCTTAGGTAAAGCGTCATATAACATAATGGAATGGACAGGCAATGCTTATTAGAATTTAATGAATactaatgaaggaaatgttACCAGGATGTGTATGGCGTGGTGCTCGGAGGATTGCTTGGCCACTTCCTGTGCACTGGCCTGGCAGTGATTGGTGGTCGCATGATTGCCAGTAAAATATCTGTCAGAACAGGTGAGTCCCTGGTGGTATTTTTATCATGTTATCAAGAAGATTAGCTCTCATGGTTCATACATTaccaaaaaagagagaagcttAGACAAGACACACAGTTTGACATTCACACTCTtcacaccactttctcagcccCTTGAccataatggggaagagaaAGTACTTATGGTTCATACTAGTTAGTTAAgttacattatttattttttggagtGTAAATTGAATTGAATAGTATGGTGGTTGGGTTTGGAGGGATCACACTTTGGAA
The window above is part of the Portunus trituberculatus isolate SZX2019 chromosome 38, ASM1759143v1, whole genome shotgun sequence genome. Proteins encoded here:
- the LOC123514780 gene encoding transmembrane protein 165-like, which produces MMSQVVRAIALVVVLAGVAWCEFHPIDVEPMMKKEQADFEDDTGLGALPPIGSGDHSPNSSNNKDDGKKDGEVNFMHAFVAALSMIIVTELGDKTFFIAAIMAMNHARLTVFGGAMLALTIMHIVSSFFGYVITWIPRVYTFYASSVLFAIFGIKMLREGWKMKPDEGQEEMEEVQMDLRRRDEEVERESMEEGGSSARRAPRKTHLFGWLPRIFLQALTMTFLAEWGDRSQIATVVMATREDVYGVVLGGLLGHFLCTGLAVIGGRMIASKISVRTVTIIGGVTFLVFAASALIIGP